One Aegilops tauschii subsp. strangulata cultivar AL8/78 chromosome 7, Aet v6.0, whole genome shotgun sequence genomic window carries:
- the LOC109773924 gene encoding hydroxyproline O-arabinosyltransferase 1, translating into MAAPCGRGALRLVLIAVSAAFLTYNVLLSSRSLLPLPTASFPAATTASSSSSSRRLASGRAGGTGGRRLFHTAVTASGSVYNTWQCRVMYHWFKQARRRAGGADMGGFTRILHSGRPDEFVHEIPTFVADPLPDGADQGYIVLNRPWAFVQWLQKADIPEEYILMAEPDHLIVKPIPNLSRDGRAAAFPFFYIEPKKYEKVLRKFFPEKEGPITNIDPIGNSPVIIEKESLSRIAPTWMNISLAMKKDPEADKAFGWVLEMYAYAVSSALHGVGNILHKDFMIQPPWDLEIGDSFIIHYTYGCDYDMKGKLTYGKIGEWRFDKRSYENKPPPRNLPLPPNGVPQSVVTLVKMVNEATASIPNWESYAAE; encoded by the exons ATGGCCGCGCCGTGCGGCCGCGGCGCGCTGCGGCTCGTGCTCATCGCCGTCTCCGCGGCCTTCCTCACCTACAACGTGCTCCTCTCCTCCCGTTCCCTCCTGCCCCTCCCCACCGCCTCCTtccccgccgccaccaccgcatcctcctcctcctcctcccgccgcctcgcctccggTCGCGCCGGCGGCACCGGCGGGCGGAGGCTGTTCCACACCGCGGTGACCGCGTCGGGGTCCGTGTACAACACGTGGCAGTGCCGCGTCATGTACCACTGGTTCAAgcaggcgcggcggcgggcgggcggcgcCGACATGGGCGGCTTCACCAGGATCCTGCACTCCGGGAGGCCCGacgagttcgtccacgagatccCCACCTTCGTCGCCGACCCGCTCCCCGACGGGGCGGATCAG GGATACATTGTTCTTAATAGGCCCTGGGCATTTGTTCAATGGCTCCAGAAGGCAGACATTCCAGAAGA ATATATCTTGATGGCAGAGCCAGATCATCTTATTGTCAAACCAATCCCAAACTTATCAAGAGATGGCCGGGCAGCAGCTTTCCCTTTCTTCTATATCGAGCCCAAAAAATATGAAAAAGTGCTGCGTAAATTCTTCCCTGAAAAGGAAGGGCCGATCACTAACATTGACCCAATAGGAAATTCTCCTGTCATCATTGAGAAG GAATCTCTTTCTAGGATCGCACCAACATGGATGAATATTTCGTTAGCAATGAAGAAAGATCCCGAAGCAGATAAAGCATTTGGCTGGGTTCTTGAAAT GTATGCGTATGCTGTATCATCTGCTCTCCATGGAGTGGGGAACATCTTACACAAGGATTTCATGATTCAG CCACCATGGGACCTTGAAATTGGTGATTCATTTATTATACATTATACTTATGGGTGTGATTATGATATGAAG GGCAAATTAACTTATGGCAAAATTGGAGAGTGGAGGTTTGACAAAAGATCGTACGAGAATAAACCTCCTCCTAGAAATTTGCCATTACCTCCGAATGGCGTACCTCAAAGTGTG GTGACACTTGTGAAAATGGTTAATGAAGCAACGGCCAGCATACCCAACTGGGAATCGTACGCTGCCGAGTGA
- the LOC109773923 gene encoding putative glycerol-3-phosphate transporter 5 produces MEPAAAPASPALPHGGHAPAVGGTARGVRRRQYAVLALTFAAYAAFHASRKPPSIVKAVLSAGWAPFTGPEGTHRLGELDVAFLAAYAAAMFAAGHLADRADLRVLLGAAMLASGAASAALGAAYFLGVHSLPFFLAAQVASGVVQSAGWPCVVAVVGNWFGHASRRGTIMGVWNSHTSVGNIAGSVLAAAVLEFGWGWSFLVPAFVIAALGVVVLVFLVAHPSDAGLELDAMEVEMNGDGGEEVELLVEDKKEVEVDDDGELELGMGSQLPTAIGFLEAWRLPGVAEYAFCLFFSKLVAYTFLYWLPFYIRNNAVAGQFLSHKASGILSIVFDIGGVLGGISAGFLSDAIGARAITSALFLLLSIPALILYRTFGSISMRHNIALMFISGYFVNGPYSLITTAVATDLGTQDAIKGNSRALATVSAIIDGTGSVGAALGPLLTGYISTRGWNSVFFMLIVSISLALVFLIRIARDEIVAKIGARR; encoded by the exons ATGGAACCCGCGGCGGCGCCAGCCTCCCCGGCGCTCCCTCACGGAGGCCATGCCCCCGCCGTCGGCGGCACCGCGCGGGGCGTCCGGCGGCGCCAGTACGCGGTGCTGGCGCTCACCTTCGCGGCCTACGCGGCGTTCCACGCCTCCCGCAAGCCGCCCAGCATCGTCAAGGCGGTCCTCTCCGCGGGCTGGGCGCCGTTCACCGGGCCCGAGGGGACCCACCGCCTGGGCGAGCTCGACGTCGCCTTCCTCGCCGCCTACGCCGCCGCCATGTTCGCCGCGGGCCACCTCGCCGACCGCGCCGACCTGCGCGTCCTCCTCGGCGCCGCCATGCTCGCCTCGGGGGCCGCGTCGGCGGCGCTCGGCGCGGCCTACTTCCTCGGCGTCCACAGcctccccttcttcctcgccgcgCAGGTCGCCAGCGGCGTCGTCCAGTCCGCCGGGTGGCCCTGCGTCGTCGCCGTCGTGGGCAACTGGTTCGGCCACGCCTCCCGTCGCGGGACCATCATGGGGGTGTGGAACTCGCACACCTCCGTCGGCAACATCGCCGGCTCCGTCCTCGCCGCGGCCGTGCTCGAGTTCGGCTGGGGGTGGTCCTTCTTGGTGCCGGCGTTCGTCATTGCCGCGCTCGGCGTCGTGGTGCTGGTGTTCCTGGTCGCTCACCCGAGTGATGCTGGCCTGGAGCTGGATGCCATGGAGGTTGAGATGAATGGGGATGGTGGGGAGGAGGTGGAGCTTCTTGTAGAGGACAAGAAAGAGGTTGAAGTGGATGATGATGGTGAATTGGAATTGGGAATGGGGTCCCAATTACCTACGGCCATTGGGTTCTTGGAGGCATGGAGATTGCCAGGTGTCGCGGAATATGCATTCTGCCTCTTCTTCTCCAAGCTTGTTGCTTATACCTTCCTCTACTGGTTGCCATTCTACATCCGGAACAATG CTGTAGCAGGGCAGTTCTTGTCACACAAGGCTTCAGGAATTCTGTCCATTGTATTCGACATCGGAGGAGTGTTGGGAGGGATTTCAGCTGGCTTCCTCTCAGACGCAATAGGTGCCAGAGCTATAACATCAGCTCTGTTCCTTCTCCTCTCTATCCCCGCTCTTATCCTTTACCGGACATTCGGAAGCATATCCATGCGTCACAACATCGCCCTCATGTTCATCTCTGGCTACTTCGTGAACGGCCCATACTCCCTCATCACCACGGCCGTCGCAACCGATCTCGGCACCCAAGACGCCATCAAGGGGAATTCACGAGCACTAGCCACCGTCTCTGCGATAATCGATGGCACCGGCTCTGTCGGCGCAGCGTTAGGCCCCTTACTGACAGGGTATATTTCGACAAGAGGATGGAACAGTGTGTTCTTCATGCTGATTGTGTCCATATCCCTTGCTCTCGTGTTTTTGATACGCATAGCGAGGGACGAGATAGTCGCCAAGATCGGTGCCAGGCGTTAG